CTTCCGACGATAAGTAAACATTTCTCGAACTTAATGCCAATCCATCCGACTCCCGGACAATCGGGCATGGAATGATTTCGATGGGAATATTCAAATCCCGTACCATGGTTTTGATAACGGCGACTTGCTGAAAATCTTTTTGGCCAAAATAGGCCCGATCTGCTTGTGTAATCTGAAATAATTTTGTGACAACAGTGGCAACGCCGCTGAAATGACCGGGCCTCGATGCACCGCACATGACATCCGTAATTCCTTTTACCTCTACAGATGTCTGGATCGGCACCGGATACATTTCCGAGACTGTCGGCGTAAACAGCACATCCGCAGACACAGATGCGGCCAATTGAAAGTCATGCTGCAAGTTTCTCGGATACTTCTCATAATCCTCATTCGGACCAAACTGCAACGGATTTACAAAGATCGACACGATCACATGATCTGTTTCTTTTTTGGCAGTTTCCATCAGACTCCTATGCCCTTCGTGCAAATAGCCCATCGTAGGGACAAAACCGACCGTTTTGTTTTCTCTTTTCCATCGTTTTACGATGGATCGCAGTTCTTGTATGGTTTCCACTTGTATCATAATCGTTTCCATTCCTCCTGCAATGCGGCAATGTCGTTGCGCAGTTGTTCAGCCCATTCTTTTTTCATCCCAAAGGAATGGTCATGATCAGGAAATGCCTGTTCTTTTACTTCTTTCCGATATTCTGCAATCGCTTCAACCATTTGTCCGTATCCATCCATATATTGTTTCGCAAAACGCGGCAGATACGCTTCCGACAAGCCCAACAAATCATGCAGCACCAATACCTGTCCGTCACATTCTGCGCCTGCACCGATTCCGATCGTCGGAATGCTCAAAGCTTCCGTAATCAATCCTGCCAGCACCCGCGGCACACATTCCAGCACGATCCCGGAGCAGCCTGCTTGCTCCAGTTCTTTCGCAGCGATAAAAATGCGCTTCGCTGAAATCGGATCACTTCCTTGCACTTTAAACCCGCCGAGTTGATTTACCGCCTGTGGGGTTAAACCGATATGGCCGATCACCGGAATTCCCGCCTGTACCAACGCTTCAATTTGGGAAGCGATTTCCGTTCCGCCTTCCATTTTTACAGCGTCGGCCAAACCTTCTTGCATCAATCTGCCTGCATGGATGATAGCATCCTGCACATTCGTATACGTCAAAAAAGGCAAGTCCGCAACTACCATCGTTTGTTTTGCACCCCGGGTCACCGCTTTTGTGTGGTGAACCATATCCTCGATGGTAACAGGCAATGTGGAATCATACCCCAATACGGCCATTCCCAGAGAGTCCCCCACGAGAATCATGTCGATACCGGCCGCTTCCGCCATTTTCGCTGAAGGATAATCATATGCTGTCATCATGACGAGTTTTTCTTTGTGTATTTTTTTCTCACGCAAATCCGTTACGCTAAGTTTTTTATTTGCCATCATTCTGTCCTCCTTACGCCTTAGAATGCCACGCGAGGAACCTAAGCTTCCATTCCATTCGCAAAAAACCGAAATAAAAAAACTTGCCCGGCCGATCCGCGAGCAAGCTTTTTATCCGGAGCTATGTAAACAGACACATGCGTATCGATTCGCCGGTATGGCAGATCCTTTCCCGGTTTTCGCAAATCCGGGAAGCGATGCCGCTCATACACGCGCATGGCTGTAAAATGATAAGACAATCGAATAGAAACAGGAGTGCAGTTCTCGCGGATACCGCCTCTTACATCATCTAATCACAAATTTTCTAATCTGTCTACCAAGAGGGATGTTTAAAAACAAGAGAGGATGTTCAAAAAGCAGTCGAAACACCCGCACCGCTTTTTGAACATCCTCTAGGAGCTTGTCAACATTTGCAGCTCGCCGGAATGGATCCGTATCGTTTCCCCGTCGTTTTTTTGGATGATGAGACAGCCATCCGGATCGATACCCGTGGCAACGCCGCTGATTTGCGCATGGTTGTAGTTGACTTGGACGGTTTTGCCCAGTGTATGGTTGAACGTCTCCCATTCCTGGCGAAATTTCGCAAAGGAACGTTCGGTTAAAAATTGGCGATAACAGTCTGCGAATTCTTTCAGTATGGCGTCTGCCACTCGATCCCGATCCCATTCTTTTCCTGTCACCGCAAGCAGGGATGTAGACGTTTTTTGCAAATAGGACGGAAATTCATTCGGCAGGATGTTCACATTGACACCAATGCCGATCACGGCTGACTTTACCTGTTTTTCCCGGACAGTCGTCTCGGTCAAAATGCCGCATACTTTCCGGTTGCCGTAAAAGATATCATTGGGCCATTTTATGTTTGGGCTGCTGCCAGTCAAATGGGCCAGTCCGCGCCGAACCGCGATGGCTGTCACCAATGTCAACTGGGATGCGACCGACAATGGCAAATAAGGATGTACAACGATTGACATCCAGACACCTGCTGCTTTTGGAGAGTCCCAGTGTTTGCCCTGCCTGCCCCGCCCTTCCGTTTGCCGATCCGCCAAAAAAACGGTAAATTCCGGAACGTCCATCGATTGCAAGCGTTCCAGCGCAAGTGTATTCGTCGAATGAACCGTTCCAAATTGAAAGATTTGAAACGGTCCTGCTGCTCTGACTGTATCATGACTGTATGGTTCCATTCTGCTTCCTTTCCGCAATCTGAGTTTTTGCCCAGTCCATCAACTGCTGCCGTTGATTGGGGAGGTGTCCGTGCAGTACGCCCATGGCAAGTTCTTGCAGCATTTGTCCGATCCAGGGCCCGCCTTTGCCGCCCGCAAGCGGAAGCAGATCCCTGCCATCGAGCTGGAGTTGCTTGGAATTGTGAATGGGCATGGCGTTACATACATCCCGCACCCGTGTTTCATCGATTCGATGTGCAGGATGCAACTGGTTATGTATGTGAACTCCCTGTATTGCGATTTGCAACCCATATGCAAAAAGCATGTCTTTTAAAAAAATAAAGGTCTGATCTCCTGATCTTTCATGGTCTGTACATTCGATTTGCAACCGCATGCTGCATGCAAGGATTTGCCTGCCTGTCGCAACCGTTTCCCGGCCATAGCGCAGGGAACGCAGCCATTCCCCAAACTCCTGCTCCGTCTTGTTCAAAAGTCGTGCCAACAAGGCAAGCTGTGCAGCTTCATCCGTCATATTTTTATAACAATTGACAAATACTTGCCATTTCGGGAGGTGTTCCAAGCGATAGGACAAATCAAATACGCGCAGCCATCCTGTGTCAGCTAACTGCTGCAAAGGAATGGAATGTGCGGCAGAAATCATTTTCCTCCACTCCACACCCACCCGTTCTCTCGCGATCTGTTCGAGCTTATCGGAACAGGACGCAATCGCTTCGAATGTTGAGGCGTCAATTGCAAACCCGAGTTGCGCCATAAAGCGGAAGGCGCGGACACACCGCAGCAGGTCTTCCCGCATGCGTTCCATCGGGTTTCCTACGCCGCGGATTGTCCGCTCATTGATATCCTTGACGCCGCCATACGGATCTACCAGCTCCCCGAGCAGGGAACAGGCGATGGCGTTCATGGTAAAATCCCGCCGCTGCAGATCTGCCAGAATGGATGTTTCGAATTGAACTTCGGAGGGATGCCGGGTATCCAGATACTTTCTTTCACTTCGGAACGTAGTCACCTCGATGTGTACAGCTTCATGGATCACCGTCACAGTTCCAAACCGAATCCCCGTCTCGACGGTGTGGGGAAAAAGCCGGGCGACGATTTCGGGACGAGCGGATGTAGTGATATCGAAATCGACAATCGGCAGACCCAACAATACATTGCGTACACAGCCGCCTACCAGATAGGCATCATATCCGGCAGAGACAAGCGTGCGCAAAATCTGATACGCCGCTTTCCCTTGTGTCGAATCAAACAGACTTCGCATAATCATAACAGGGTTTTCCATCGATTGCCAACTGGTACAATCGTTCATATTCGTTCACCAAATCCTCCAAAGTAAACCTGTCCAGCACCCGTTTTCGTGCATAGACGGCAAAACTTGCATGCAAATGGTCGTCAAGCAGCAATTGAATCGCACCTTCCGCCATGCTTTGCACATCGCCGACCGGATACAGATAGCCGCATTTCCCGTGTTCGACGACTTCCGGAATGCCGCCAGCGTCCGAGCCGATGACAGGCACTCCGCAGGCCATTGCCTCAAGTGCAACCAAACCAAAGCTCTCTTTCTCCGATGGCAATACAAACAGATCTGCCAGGGAATAGAGTTTTGCCACTTCATCCTGTTTTCCCAAAAATTTCACGTTGGATTCCAAATGTTTTTCTTTGACGATTTGCCTGACTTTTGCCAATTCCGGCCCTTCCCCTACAAGCAGCAGCACGCTGGGAACCGTTTGTTGCACCCGATCAAACACCTCGACTACATCCAGCACTCGTTTTACTGCCCGAAAATTGGAAGCATGCAAGAGGATCTTCTGCTCCGGTTTGGCAAAACAGTTGCGCATTTGCTTCACGTCGATGCGCCTGTATGTATTGGGATCGACAAAATTATAAACGCGCCGGATCGGACAGCGGGGCCGGAATAACTCTTCCGTTTGTTTGACCAGGCTGTCGGAAACAGCCGTAACCAAATCGCTTTTTTCAATGCCAAAACGAATCATATCTCGCAGCGAACGATCTTGCGCCAATACGGTAATATCCGTTCCATGCAATGTGGTGATGATTTTCACACGGGATTCGGGACGCATTTCCTTTGCCAAATACGCACATACTGCATGGGGAATGGCATAATGGCTGTGCAGAATATCCAATTCCGCATATTCGATCACTTCCGCCAGCTTGGTGGCGAGGGATAATTCATGCGGCGGATTTTTAAACAACGCATAATTTGCCACATCTACTTCGTGAAACATAATGTTTTCATGAAACTCCCCAAGCAGCCGAAAGGGGATCGCGTCTGAAATGATATGCACTTTATGTCCCCTGGAAGCCAATGCTTTCCCCAATTCGGTCGCCAATACGCCAGAACCGCCAAGCGTCGGATAGCAACTGATTCCGATATTCACGGATACCCCACCTTTTTTCCATTCGGCTTAGGATTTGGAACCTAAGCGAATGTTGTCAAATCTTGAATTGCCAACAATTGTGCCGGAAGCAAGCCTTCCGCAAAACGGGCATTGATCTGTTGGCCAAACATCGCATCGCGCCCTTCCACGGCATTTAGGAAAATACCGTTGTTTAAAGGTGTTTCCGCTTTGCCGGACTGCCGCTGAAATTGCGTGGCATATGCCAGAAGCGCCTCCCGCTTGCGGCCATAAACACTTGAAACATCAACGGCAAGGGGAACGGAATGCGTATCATTGATAAAATAGTAATACAACTGCTGCGGACGATATGGCTCTGCATGACTGTCTGCCGGTTGATACTTGCGCAGTCCTGCGGAAAACCAGGCCTCGCGCACGATTTGCGCACACCAGCCGTGATCCGGATGGCGATCGGACGGATGTGGCGCCAAGATAATTCTGGGTCTTGTCTCCCTTAAAATGCCGACAACCCGATCGATCATAAAGCGCTCGAGCCTAAGCCCGCGGTCTTGCAAATGCAGTTGAAAGCGCGCTTGTACGCCGAGAATGTCAGCAGCCCGTTGCGCTTCCTGCCTTCTTGTTTCCACCGTTCCGTTGGAAGACATTTCCGCCTCGGTAAGATCACAAATGCCTACTTTATATCCCAATTCCGCATGGAGTGCGAGAATGCCGCCTGCACCGATTTCCACGTCATCCGGATGTGCGCCAAACGCCAGAACTGTGAAATCTTCCGTCATTTCCGCTCACCTAATCCGTCCCGCCAGCCGAAAAATCCGGCCCGCAATCCCTGAATCAACACTTCCGCGGTTGCCAGATTCGTAGCGACCGGTATGTTGTGCACATCACATAAGCGCAGTAAGGCGATAATATCCGGTTCATGCGGTTGTGCCATCAGCGGATCCCGCAAAAATATGACCAAGTCCATCTGATCTTCCGCAATCCGCGCGCCGATTTGCTGGTCACCGCCAAGGGGGCCGGATAAAAAGCGGTGGATTTGCAAGTTTGTCTGTTCCATGATCCGTGCGCCTGTCGTACCGGTCGAAAACAGCTTGGCCTGTGCCAAAATGGTTTCATAAGCGATAGCAAAATTGACCATTTCTTCCTTTTTTCGGTCATGTGCAATGAGAGCGATATGCAGCATTTGTTTTCCTTCCTCTACTTAAAAATAAAACTGCTTCTATACGGATTCGTTTCCTATTCGTTTCCTATTCGTTTCCTATTCGTTTCCTATATAGTGCCTCTGCCGGCAGCAGCCAGTCCAGCGGGAGTGCCTATCGGACTATTGCAAGAGATTCTCAAGGCCATATACCATTCCCGTATATGTCATGACTTTCCGGCATGCAAGTACAATCCCTGGCATAAAGGACTCTCTGGAAAAAGAGTCATGACGAATCGAGAGCGCCTGCCCTGTGCTGCCGAACAGCACTTCCTGATGCGCTACATACCCCGGCAAACGCACGCTGTGGATGCGAATGCCGTCAAGCTCGGCACCGCGAGCGCCGCGCAGCCGCTCCTCCTCATCCGGATGTCCTTGGCGAAACGACTCCCTGACTTCTGCAATCATTTCCGCCGTTTTTTGTGCCGTACCAGAGGGGGCATCCAATTTTTTGTCGTGATGCATTTCGATAATTTCCACATGTGGCAAATATTTCGCCGCCTGTTTGGCAAACTGCATCATCAAGATCGCGCCGATGGCAAAATTCGGTGCGATCAAACCGCCGATTTCCCGCTGCCGGCACGCTCTGTCCCATGTTTTCACATCGTCCAGAGTAATGCCTGTCGTGCCGATCACCGGCCGGGTTCCATAGCGTATCGCCAACTCTGCATGTTCTTTTACCACTTGGGGTGTCGTAAGATCGACCAACACATCCGGCGACTGTTCCGCAATCAATCGTTCCAGATCGGTTGTAAAAGAAGTGCCGGTGGCACCTATGCCGATCACTTCCCCCACATCTACGCCGGACAACGTCCGATCGATGGCGCCTGCCAATTCCAGATCTTCCGTTCCCAACACTGTTTTTACAAATTCCCTGCCCATGCGGCCCTTTGCGCCTGCGATGGCTACTCGAATCCTTTGCTGCCTTGTGTCACTCATTGTCAAACTCCTATTCTATGTAAAGATGTTCAAAGAAGCATGGCATCCTTCGAAGCATGGCATGTTTCTTTTGCTTTTTCCAAATTTGTTTCAAACCATTATGTTCTTCTCAGTGTATCAAATCTTTGGAAAGACAGAAAGATCTGCGATTATTCCGGATCTTTCGGTGTCCATCGATTGGCGTCACGGGTTTGGAACTTATGCACGACCTGGCGAAAAGATTCGGCCAGATCGATTTCCAGGGAATTGGCAAGGCATGTAATGACAAAAAGCAGATCTCCCAATTCCAATCCGATGCTTCCTTCCTCTTCGTTCGCTTTTTTCGGCTTTTCTCCATAGTGATGATTCACTTCACGAGCCAATTCTCCTAATTCTTCCGACAGCCGCACGACCAAAGTCATGGGTTGAAAATAGCCTTCTTTATACTGTGAAATATAGCGATCCACAATCTCTTGCATCTCTCGGATGGTTAGTTCAGTCATGTTGGATTCTCCTTTTGAATATTTGCAACACATGTTGAATATTTGCAATGTATGTTGCCATCCCAAAATCATCATCAGTGTCTAACGTTTCGCTGTTTACCATATAGCTTCCTACAATTATACACGGTTTCCGCCGCATCCGCAGTCGAAATCCGCGCCCCCAACGTGGATTTCGACTGTCCAAAAGAATTTGTACAAGCGAAACGTGGACAAACATATTCGGCAATTCTGTTCATATGATTGGAAAGAGTAGTCCAAGCACGCATTTGTTGAAGGAGTTGATTGTCTGTGACAGGAAAAGCCAGGCGTTCGATGACCATTTTTCTGGCCGTCGTCGTCGTATTTCTCACGATTTCCCTCGTACTGTATCCTGAACAGGCGTTCCAGGCTGGGACGGACGGATTAAAAGTATTCTGGGATGCAGTGTTCCCATCACTCCTTCCCTTCTTTATTCTGTCTGAAGTGATGTTGGGGTTAGGGGTAGTCAATGCGTTGGGAGTCATCTTGGAGCCGTTAATGCGGCCGCTGTTCAGCGTCCCAGGTGCAGGTGCATTCGCATTATCCATGGGACTGGCCGCCGGATATCCAATGGATGCAGTCATTACAGCAAAATTTCGCCGTAATAAGCTATGCAGCAGAATTGAAGGGGAGCGTCTGTTGGCATTTACGAATACGGCAGATCCATTATTTATGTTTGGCTCCGTAGCCGTCGGCATGTTTAAATCGCCGTCCCTTGGCATGCTTTTAGCAATCGCCCATTATATCAGCGCATTTCTCGTTGGTTTTAGCTTTAAATTTTACGGCAGACGAACTGAACGTAAAGAACGGGAAGAAGAATCGTTCACCAGGGAAACTCGTACTGACAAAAAAGGCCGAATGTTTAGCCGCGCGATTCTGGAATTGATAAAAGCCAGAGAAGAAGATGGCAGAACACTTGGAAAATTATTGGGCGATGCCGTCAATGATTCCATCAAAACACTTTTTATGATTTGCGGTTTTATTATTTTCTTCGCCGTACTGATTCGGGTGTTGACAGAAGTCGGCTTCACAAGCCTGCTGTCGTATCCGCTTCATAGTTTATTCGCGCTGCTTGGCATCGACCCGCATTTGATCGGGCCGACATTGAGCGGAATATTTGAAATCGATATCGGCGCATCCCAGGCTAGCCAGGTGGCTGCTCCAATGGTGCAAAAATTTTTGATTGTCAGCGCCATCATCGCATGGAGCGGATTGTCTGTGCATGGACAAGTGGCAAGTGTTTTGACAGGTACAGACATCCGGATGTTCCCTTATATTATGGCGCGCATGTTCCACGCAGTCTTGGCTGCCATTCTTACCGTCGTATTTTACAACTTGGGTTTTGGCAACGAATTGGCACATACTTTTTTCCTGCCGACATTGTGGTCTGGAGTTACACCGACAAGCGCCCATTGGCTGGTTTCCTGGACAGCGTTAAAAAATTGGGCCGACCTGTTGGGGATCACCATTGGATTATCGCTGCTTGTATACGTCGGCAGCCGATTCAGAAGACGCGCCCCTTCTTCCCGGTAACGGACATATAAAAACCCCCGTACACATCGCGCGGGGGTTTTTATATGTCCATTCTCCAAATTAAAACCAATAATGTGTTACAAACTGATCGAACAGCACAAATCCTCCAACCAGCCATACATAATAACTAAACACCCGCAATCGTTTTGTTTGAATCGCATGGACCATATATCGGATAGAAGCATATCCGGCAAGCGCTGCGGCAACCATCCCCGCAATAGCCGGAAGCAATCCGACAGATGGGGTTCCGGTGCTTTCCAGCAAGTCTTTTACTTCCAGTATTGTCGCTCCGAGAATGACAGGTACAGATACGAGAAAAGAAAAATGGGCGGCAAGTTCACGATCAAAGCCTCGAAACAATGCTCCTGTAATCGTCAAACCGGAGCGGGAGATGGCCGGCAAGATGGCCGCACCTTGTAAAATCCCCACAATACAGGCATCTCCATATGTAATTTGCCGGATTGTTTTTCCCCTGCTTTTTTTTCCATCGGCAAACCACAAAATAACACCCGTTGCCATGAATTCCACTCCTAATGTTCCACCATTTTCAAACAATCGGTCAAATACATCTTGAAACAGAACACCGATGATTGCGGTAGGAATCACTGCTACATAGACAAGTCGGGCAAATCTCGATAAAGGGTGTCGCACAATGTCCCACAAAGAATGCCAATAGACGATGACAAGAGCGACCAATGTACCAAGATGCAAAAGAACGTCCATCGTCAGTGCGCCGTCTTTGACTCCCAACACTTTTTGTACGAACACAAGATGACCGGAACTGCTGACCGGCAAAAACTCGGTAATTCCCTGTACCACTCCGAGAATGATACTTTGCCATAGATTCATGCACATGCCTCCCTTTCCTGCAGCCTTGTCCAAAAGATCTGCCTAGATAATGCCTATGCTGCTCCATGCGACATTATAAGTCGCGAACAGTAATGAATCGGCAATCCTGCAAATACACTGGTATCAGGAGGGGGACATGCAATGAATCGATTATCCTGGAAACAATCCTTTCAAATTGGATGTACATACATTGGTACTGTTATCGGTGCAGGATTTGCATCCGGTCAAGAGATTTTGCAATTTTTCACCATTCATGGCACATACGCCTACTTTGGCATTTTTCTTGCCACTGTGTTGTTTGCATGGGGCGGCATCCGCTTGCTGCGGTTCGGCTACGAATTG
Above is a window of Fodinisporobacter ferrooxydans DNA encoding:
- the panC gene encoding pantoate--beta-alanine ligase, with the translated sequence MIQVETIQELRSIVKRWKRENKTVGFVPTMGYLHEGHRSLMETAKKETDHVIVSIFVNPLQFGPNEDYEKYPRNLQHDFQLAASVSADVLFTPTVSEMYPVPIQTSVEVKGITDVMCGASRPGHFSGVATVVTKLFQITQADRAYFGQKDFQQVAVIKTMVRDLNIPIEIIPCPIVRESDGLALSSRNVYLSSEERQQALSLNKSLQLAQRMAGAGERDASTIRAAVLKQIQEQPLARIDYVEIRDPETFQSLTALTGTGLLALAVRFGNTRLIDNCLLEAPPL
- the panB gene encoding 3-methyl-2-oxobutanoate hydroxymethyltransferase, translated to MANKKLSVTDLREKKIHKEKLVMMTAYDYPSAKMAEAAGIDMILVGDSLGMAVLGYDSTLPVTIEDMVHHTKAVTRGAKQTMVVADLPFLTYTNVQDAIIHAGRLMQEGLADAVKMEGGTEIASQIEALVQAGIPVIGHIGLTPQAVNQLGGFKVQGSDPISAKRIFIAAKELEQAGCSGIVLECVPRVLAGLITEALSIPTIGIGAGAECDGQVLVLHDLLGLSEAYLPRFAKQYMDGYGQMVEAIAEYRKEVKEQAFPDHDHSFGMKKEWAEQLRNDIAALQEEWKRL
- a CDS encoding biotin--[acetyl-CoA-carboxylase] ligase: MEPYSHDTVRAAGPFQIFQFGTVHSTNTLALERLQSMDVPEFTVFLADRQTEGRGRQGKHWDSPKAAGVWMSIVVHPYLPLSVASQLTLVTAIAVRRGLAHLTGSSPNIKWPNDIFYGNRKVCGILTETTVREKQVKSAVIGIGVNVNILPNEFPSYLQKTSTSLLAVTGKEWDRDRVADAILKEFADCYRQFLTERSFAKFRQEWETFNHTLGKTVQVNYNHAQISGVATGIDPDGCLIIQKNDGETIRIHSGELQMLTSS
- a CDS encoding CCA tRNA nucleotidyltransferase, translated to MNDCTSWQSMENPVMIMRSLFDSTQGKAAYQILRTLVSAGYDAYLVGGCVRNVLLGLPIVDFDITTSARPEIVARLFPHTVETGIRFGTVTVIHEAVHIEVTTFRSERKYLDTRHPSEVQFETSILADLQRRDFTMNAIACSLLGELVDPYGGVKDINERTIRGVGNPMERMREDLLRCVRAFRFMAQLGFAIDASTFEAIASCSDKLEQIARERVGVEWRKMISAAHSIPLQQLADTGWLRVFDLSYRLEHLPKWQVFVNCYKNMTDEAAQLALLARLLNKTEQEFGEWLRSLRYGRETVATGRQILACSMRLQIECTDHERSGDQTFIFLKDMLFAYGLQIAIQGVHIHNQLHPAHRIDETRVRDVCNAMPIHNSKQLQLDGRDLLPLAGGKGGPWIGQMLQELAMGVLHGHLPNQRQQLMDWAKTQIAERKQNGTIQS
- the bshA gene encoding N-acetyl-alpha-D-glucosaminyl L-malate synthase BshA, with the translated sequence MNIGISCYPTLGGSGVLATELGKALASRGHKVHIISDAIPFRLLGEFHENIMFHEVDVANYALFKNPPHELSLATKLAEVIEYAELDILHSHYAIPHAVCAYLAKEMRPESRVKIITTLHGTDITVLAQDRSLRDMIRFGIEKSDLVTAVSDSLVKQTEELFRPRCPIRRVYNFVDPNTYRRIDVKQMRNCFAKPEQKILLHASNFRAVKRVLDVVEVFDRVQQTVPSVLLLVGEGPELAKVRQIVKEKHLESNVKFLGKQDEVAKLYSLADLFVLPSEKESFGLVALEAMACGVPVIGSDAGGIPEVVEHGKCGYLYPVGDVQSMAEGAIQLLLDDHLHASFAVYARKRVLDRFTLEDLVNEYERLYQLAIDGKPCYDYAKSV
- the bshB1 gene encoding bacillithiol biosynthesis deacetylase BshB1 encodes the protein MTEDFTVLAFGAHPDDVEIGAGGILALHAELGYKVGICDLTEAEMSSNGTVETRRQEAQRAADILGVQARFQLHLQDRGLRLERFMIDRVVGILRETRPRIILAPHPSDRHPDHGWCAQIVREAWFSAGLRKYQPADSHAEPYRPQQLYYYFINDTHSVPLAVDVSSVYGRKREALLAYATQFQRQSGKAETPLNNGIFLNAVEGRDAMFGQQINARFAEGLLPAQLLAIQDLTTFA
- a CDS encoding methylglyoxal synthase, which translates into the protein MLHIALIAHDRKKEEMVNFAIAYETILAQAKLFSTGTTGARIMEQTNLQIHRFLSGPLGGDQQIGARIAEDQMDLVIFLRDPLMAQPHEPDIIALLRLCDVHNIPVATNLATAEVLIQGLRAGFFGWRDGLGERK
- the dapB gene encoding 4-hydroxy-tetrahydrodipicolinate reductase, with the protein product MSDTRQQRIRVAIAGAKGRMGREFVKTVLGTEDLELAGAIDRTLSGVDVGEVIGIGATGTSFTTDLERLIAEQSPDVLVDLTTPQVVKEHAELAIRYGTRPVIGTTGITLDDVKTWDRACRQREIGGLIAPNFAIGAILMMQFAKQAAKYLPHVEIIEMHHDKKLDAPSGTAQKTAEMIAEVRESFRQGHPDEEERLRGARGAELDGIRIHSVRLPGYVAHQEVLFGSTGQALSIRHDSFSRESFMPGIVLACRKVMTYTGMVYGLENLLQ
- a CDS encoding nucleotide pyrophosphohydrolase, encoding MTELTIREMQEIVDRYISQYKEGYFQPMTLVVRLSEELGELAREVNHHYGEKPKKANEEEGSIGLELGDLLFVITCLANSLEIDLAESFRQVVHKFQTRDANRWTPKDPE
- the ylbJ gene encoding sporulation integral membrane protein YlbJ — translated: MTGKARRSMTIFLAVVVVFLTISLVLYPEQAFQAGTDGLKVFWDAVFPSLLPFFILSEVMLGLGVVNALGVILEPLMRPLFSVPGAGAFALSMGLAAGYPMDAVITAKFRRNKLCSRIEGERLLAFTNTADPLFMFGSVAVGMFKSPSLGMLLAIAHYISAFLVGFSFKFYGRRTERKEREEESFTRETRTDKKGRMFSRAILELIKAREEDGRTLGKLLGDAVNDSIKTLFMICGFIIFFAVLIRVLTEVGFTSLLSYPLHSLFALLGIDPHLIGPTLSGIFEIDIGASQASQVAAPMVQKFLIVSAIIAWSGLSVHGQVASVLTGTDIRMFPYIMARMFHAVLAAILTVVFYNLGFGNELAHTFFLPTLWSGVTPTSAHWLVSWTALKNWADLLGITIGLSLLVYVGSRFRRRAPSSR
- a CDS encoding undecaprenyl-diphosphate phosphatase; this encodes MNLWQSIILGVVQGITEFLPVSSSGHLVFVQKVLGVKDGALTMDVLLHLGTLVALVIVYWHSLWDIVRHPLSRFARLVYVAVIPTAIIGVLFQDVFDRLFENGGTLGVEFMATGVILWFADGKKSRGKTIRQITYGDACIVGILQGAAILPAISRSGLTITGALFRGFDRELAAHFSFLVSVPVILGATILEVKDLLESTGTPSVGLLPAIAGMVAAALAGYASIRYMVHAIQTKRLRVFSYYVWLVGGFVLFDQFVTHYWF